In Leptospira sp. WS58.C1, a single genomic region encodes these proteins:
- a CDS encoding Hsp20/alpha crystallin family protein, whose protein sequence is MSISELLKTEDKAVTEQEKTQRPRPTFTPSTDLYSNEEAHTLVLDLPGVKESDLEISLEKDELRISAKTSVSEPNGNLRYSEYGTGDYKRTFVLSEPVDEDKISAVLQNGVLRLKLPRKKPLSKKIEVKTQ, encoded by the coding sequence ATGAGCATCTCAGAATTACTAAAAACAGAAGATAAAGCGGTCACAGAACAGGAAAAAACCCAAAGACCTAGACCGACCTTCACTCCTTCTACGGATCTATATTCGAATGAAGAGGCACATACGTTGGTCTTGGATCTTCCAGGCGTAAAGGAATCCGACCTGGAAATTTCCTTGGAGAAGGACGAGCTCAGAATCTCTGCGAAGACTAGCGTTTCCGAACCGAATGGAAACTTAAGATATTCGGAATATGGGACCGGAGATTATAAAAGGACCTTCGTATTATCCGAACCCGTGGACGAAGATAAAATTTCTGCAGTCCTTCAAAACGGTGTTTTGAGGCTAAAACTGCCTAGAAAGAAACCTTTGAGCAAAAAGATAGAAGTAAAAACTCAATAA
- a CDS encoding DMT family protein, with amino-acid sequence MRTFLLLTFSNLFMTFAWYGHLKFFKDFPIWKTILISWAIAFLEYCLMVPANRIGYAEDGLSGFQLKILQEVITITIFVGFAILVLKERMKWNHAVSFSLVILAVVFAFYDKE; translated from the coding sequence ATGAGGACTTTTTTATTACTCACATTCTCCAATTTATTCATGACCTTTGCCTGGTACGGTCATTTAAAATTTTTCAAGGACTTCCCCATTTGGAAAACAATCCTGATCTCTTGGGCGATTGCGTTTTTGGAATATTGTCTCATGGTCCCGGCAAATCGTATTGGCTATGCGGAAGACGGTTTAAGCGGTTTCCAACTTAAGATATTACAAGAGGTGATCACGATCACAATTTTTGTGGGATTTGCGATTTTGGTGTTAAAAGAAAGAATGAAATGGAATCACGCAGTCAGCTTCTCCCTAGTAATCCTTGCAGTTGTATTCGCTTTTTATGATAAAGAATAA
- a CDS encoding SCO family protein: protein MNFFKTNYKNIIYSLLILGVGFGVGFYMKKKPSSRFASEAPVVEWKTAILKDTEGNSVRPSELPGKLFVVYFGFSHCPDMCPMALNDIENAFTVLKEDSKDITPVFITIDPERDTPEVLRKYISHFPGKELVALTGGKDQISTLQKGFGVFSQKTQIPQGNGEYGIDHTLFIYLVDRTGNILRAYPTGIKGEELAKEISELL, encoded by the coding sequence ATGAATTTTTTTAAAACGAATTATAAAAACATAATTTATTCTTTATTGATCCTTGGGGTCGGTTTTGGTGTGGGTTTTTATATGAAGAAGAAACCTTCTTCTCGATTCGCATCCGAGGCTCCTGTTGTGGAATGGAAAACCGCCATTCTAAAAGATACGGAAGGAAATTCTGTCAGGCCATCCGAATTGCCCGGGAAATTGTTCGTTGTTTATTTCGGATTTTCCCATTGTCCCGATATGTGTCCTATGGCTTTGAATGATATAGAGAACGCATTTACGGTTTTAAAAGAAGATTCTAAAGACATTACTCCAGTCTTTATCACGATCGATCCGGAAAGGGATACTCCGGAAGTTTTACGAAAATATATTTCTCATTTTCCCGGAAAAGAACTCGTAGCGTTGACGGGAGGTAAAGACCAGATCAGTACTTTGCAGAAAGGTTTTGGAGTATTCTCCCAGAAGACCCAAATTCCGCAAGGGAACGGTGAATATGGAATAGATCATACCTTATTTATATATCTCGTTGATAGAACCGGAAATATCCTAAGAGCTTACCCAACCGGGATCAAAGGAGAAGAATTAGCCAAGGAAATCAGTGAGTTATTATAA
- a CDS encoding multicopper oxidase domain-containing protein, protein MNRKEFLRWLGIGGAGLAAGTGIAGITSGKKEDPLCRTGASVPGPASTSPNPSIRLPGSIGGNSYGSMIHPPMFADYTFLSRMELHSSIPQAPSGPKFRSEVNIIEMPLTVAHNTVVDAWTFDGVVPGKVIRARLGQEMELLFRNHSNHPHSVHFHGTHDPGQDGWEPIAPGAERVYKITAGPIGFHPYHCHVPPLASHMSKGLYGGFIVDPPGGRPPALEFMLILAGWDLNESGRNDIYAWNGIAGFYDRFPIKVPVGKKVRLYIANMTEHDPIASFHLHSQTFDVYRTGTKLVPDEHTDVITLGQTERAIVEFTLTKRGRYMFHPHQTHMADRGAMGWIVAV, encoded by the coding sequence ATGAATCGGAAGGAATTCCTTCGTTGGTTAGGAATTGGCGGTGCCGGACTCGCTGCGGGGACCGGGATCGCCGGAATTACCTCGGGTAAAAAAGAAGATCCGCTTTGTAGGACCGGGGCTTCCGTTCCGGGACCGGCATCCACTTCACCGAATCCTTCTATCCGGCTTCCTGGATCCATAGGGGGGAATTCCTACGGAAGTATGATCCACCCACCAATGTTCGCGGACTACACGTTCTTATCTCGGATGGAATTACATAGTTCGATCCCGCAAGCTCCTTCCGGTCCCAAATTTCGTTCCGAAGTGAATATTATAGAAATGCCATTGACTGTCGCTCATAACACTGTGGTGGACGCTTGGACTTTCGACGGCGTTGTTCCGGGGAAAGTGATCCGTGCAAGACTTGGTCAGGAAATGGAATTGCTCTTTAGGAATCATTCCAATCATCCTCACTCAGTCCATTTTCATGGGACGCATGATCCCGGGCAAGACGGTTGGGAGCCGATCGCTCCGGGTGCGGAAAGAGTGTATAAAATTACTGCAGGTCCGATCGGTTTTCATCCGTATCATTGTCACGTTCCTCCTTTAGCGAGCCATATGTCGAAGGGCCTTTATGGAGGATTTATAGTCGATCCTCCAGGTGGAAGACCTCCTGCTTTGGAGTTCATGTTGATCCTTGCTGGTTGGGATCTGAACGAGTCCGGAAGAAACGATATCTATGCTTGGAACGGTATTGCTGGATTTTATGACCGTTTTCCGATCAAGGTGCCCGTGGGAAAAAAAGTAAGATTGTACATCGCGAATATGACGGAACATGATCCTATTGCTTCTTTTCATCTTCATTCCCAAACATTCGATGTGTATAGGACCGGGACTAAACTTGTGCCGGATGAACACACCGATGTGATCACTCTGGGGCAGACGGAAAGAGCGATCGTGGAATTTACTCTCACTAAAAGGGGAAGGTATATGTTTCATCCTCACCAGACCCATATGGCTGATAGAGGGGCAATGGGTTGGATCGTAGCGGTATGA
- a CDS encoding PLDc N-terminal domain-containing protein, translating into METAQFYDPGFFTLLFNFYGYYIFYILFALWAPLALIDLSKRDDVDPKKGSLWTAAIILVPLFGAGAYHLVGGSKIPSWAKNSLVYGGIGLLVLTLLISTIARF; encoded by the coding sequence ATGGAAACTGCTCAATTTTACGATCCGGGATTTTTTACCTTACTTTTCAACTTTTACGGATACTATATTTTCTACATTTTATTCGCTCTTTGGGCGCCGCTGGCCCTGATCGATCTGTCTAAAAGAGACGATGTGGATCCTAAAAAAGGAAGTCTTTGGACCGCTGCGATCATTCTTGTCCCTTTGTTCGGGGCAGGGGCGTACCACTTGGTCGGCGGTTCTAAGATCCCGTCATGGGCGAAGAACAGCCTTGTATATGGGGGGATCGGTCTTTTGGTCTTAACACTTCTGATCTCTACCATCGCAAGATTCTAA
- a CDS encoding plastocyanin/azurin family copper-binding protein, with the protein MPKFHLKERYIPVLGLLVLGILMGAFASSCSSKEGETTEGFAHVVMVDNAFSPPMQKIPVGGQIEFVNSGANPHNAIAVDKSWSTEKSFGNIVMPRGAKVKITYPKEGVFPYYCSFHASPDGKSGMVGDIVVGNAAYNPAARAGKDWKVAEKFSGTTRKVPQMYPTIQNAVDAASPGDLILIDEGVYYEEVVVTTPSITLRGTDRNKVILDGQFQRANGVIVVGANGVAVENMTARNSTLNGFFWTGVKGYRGSYLTAYNNGDYGIYAFDSVNGVLEHSYASGSPDAGIYVGQCYPCKAILYDVISENSALGYSGTNAGGELYILSSIWRNNIVGLGPNSLDRELLPPERETTIIGNLIYDNNNLTAPIKPLEYPTYGTGILIAGGINNVIKNNVVIGHDNYGIAIFPNLDENFWFSHRNIVEGNIVHSSGFGDLTLAGPISIGNCFSNNKFQTSVPPLLEKTNSCASGIRFPMGGEIFTAYNALSLMVDATHGNYPSGDWKNQPVPPPQTNLPGGVSAPIKPAIHPFEDFGLDLDKVKLPEEAAKILAERKPKFGDVLGGFSVPKPLDIQIVIFRWFGYLLPLLLYVCLVSLSVYDLVSKAETSVGKYVWLAFVSLVPYIGGGAYLLSGKSSYPKYLRFTLVFAGFGASLAFIFYLGFTIVGNVGAG; encoded by the coding sequence TGCAGCAGCAAAGAAGGAGAAACGACGGAAGGTTTTGCCCATGTGGTCATGGTGGATAATGCATTTTCTCCCCCTATGCAAAAGATCCCTGTCGGCGGTCAGATCGAATTTGTCAATTCAGGGGCCAATCCTCACAATGCGATAGCAGTGGATAAATCCTGGTCTACCGAAAAGAGTTTCGGTAATATCGTAATGCCAAGAGGGGCAAAGGTAAAGATCACTTATCCGAAGGAAGGCGTTTTTCCTTACTATTGTAGCTTTCACGCATCTCCGGATGGAAAGAGCGGAATGGTTGGGGATATAGTGGTGGGAAACGCGGCTTACAATCCTGCGGCAAGAGCCGGTAAAGATTGGAAGGTTGCTGAAAAATTTTCGGGAACCACACGTAAGGTTCCACAAATGTATCCTACTATCCAAAACGCAGTGGATGCTGCCTCTCCTGGAGATCTGATCCTGATCGACGAAGGTGTATATTACGAAGAAGTTGTGGTCACCACTCCTTCGATTACCTTAAGAGGAACGGATAGAAATAAAGTCATCTTAGACGGTCAATTCCAAAGGGCGAACGGTGTGATCGTGGTAGGCGCGAACGGTGTAGCAGTGGAAAACATGACTGCAAGGAACTCCACCTTAAACGGTTTCTTTTGGACCGGTGTAAAAGGATATAGAGGTTCTTATCTTACCGCCTATAATAATGGAGACTATGGAATTTACGCTTTCGACTCGGTGAACGGAGTATTAGAACATTCTTATGCTTCCGGTTCTCCTGATGCGGGAATTTATGTGGGTCAATGTTATCCTTGTAAAGCTATCCTTTATGACGTGATCTCGGAGAACAGCGCATTAGGTTATTCCGGAACGAACGCCGGTGGAGAATTATACATCCTGAGTTCAATCTGGAGAAATAATATCGTAGGTCTCGGACCGAATTCGTTGGATAGGGAACTTCTTCCTCCGGAAAGAGAGACTACGATTATCGGAAATTTGATCTATGATAATAATAACCTGACGGCTCCGATCAAACCTCTGGAATATCCTACTTACGGAACGGGGATACTGATCGCAGGCGGTATTAATAATGTGATCAAAAATAACGTAGTGATCGGTCACGATAATTACGGGATCGCGATTTTTCCGAATCTGGACGAAAATTTCTGGTTCTCGCATAGGAATATCGTCGAAGGAAACATAGTACATTCTTCCGGTTTTGGGGACTTGACACTTGCAGGACCGATCAGTATCGGGAACTGTTTCTCTAATAACAAATTCCAAACCTCCGTTCCTCCTTTGTTGGAAAAAACGAATTCTTGTGCTTCCGGCATTAGATTCCCGATGGGAGGAGAAATTTTCACTGCGTATAACGCACTTTCTTTGATGGTGGATGCGACTCACGGGAATTATCCGAGCGGAGATTGGAAGAACCAACCGGTCCCTCCTCCTCAAACGAATTTACCTGGCGGAGTTTCCGCACCTATCAAACCTGCAATCCATCCTTTCGAAGACTTCGGTTTAGATTTGGATAAGGTGAAACTTCCGGAGGAAGCGGCTAAAATTCTCGCGGAAAGAAAACCGAAATTCGGGGACGTTTTAGGCGGGTTTTCGGTACCTAAACCATTGGATATCCAAATCGTGATCTTCCGTTGGTTTGGATATTTACTTCCACTTCTTCTTTACGTATGTTTGGTCAGTTTGAGTGTTTATGACCTGGTTTCTAAAGCGGAAACAAGCGTCGGTAAATACGTTTGGTTGGCATTTGTTTCCTTAGTGCCGTACATCGGAGGAGGAGCGTATCTTCTTTCGGGCAAATCTTCTTATCCTAAATACTTGAGGTTCACTCTTGTCTTTGCAGGATTTGGAGCCTCCTTGGCCTTCATTTTCTACCTTGGTTTCACCATAGTAGGGAACGTAGGAGCGGGTTGA